In Deinococcus seoulensis, the DNA window TTGATGTACGCCCTGCGGGAGCGCAGTCGGGTGAAGCGCATGGTGAACGCTGCCCTGCAGGTGCAGCAGGCAGGCAGTTGGAGCGAGACACGGTACTTCCTGTCTCTGGCCCCACACCCGGACCTGACCGTGACTGGTGGGCAGGAACTGCTCTCGACCGGCTTCGTGTACGTCCTGCCACCAGACGGCTTCGAGCGGATGCCGGACTATGACTGGCCGGGTCTGGGACGGGTGCGCGAACCGCACCTGATCAGCCCGCAGCCTGTCCGGCCACTGCTGGCAGTGCCGGTCACGCCGGCCGACTTTCCCCTGCCGGTGCGACTGCACGACGCCGCCACAGTCGACGCACGTTGCGCTGCCGATCCGTGGGGGTTTCCCTGGCTGGAGGCACCATGAAAAACCCCCGAAACCACGCGGGTTCGGGGGCAGGGGGCGGGTGCTGCTCAGTCGATGCTGACGCGCCAGCGCCATTCACTGGCGCGTTTCATGACGTGGGCGATGCCGCCGGTGATGGCGAGCTTCTGGTTCCAGGGGAGTTTCATCCAGCCGACGGCCATTAGGCCGCCCAGGCTGACGAATTCGCCCAGGGTGGTGGGTTCGTAGGCTTCGAGTTCCTCGCCCTTGACCATGCGCATGATGTTCTTGCCGGTCAGGCGGCCCTGCTGTCCGGCGTGCTGGGCGGTGGTGGGCACGGGTTTGCCTTCCTGGTTCAGGGCGAGGCCCATGTCGCCGATGATGAACACGTCGGGGTAGCCCTTGGCGCGCAGTCTGTCGTCCACGGCGATGCGGCCGCCGGGGCCTTTTTCCAGTTTCTCGCCCTTGACGATGTCGCGGGCCTGGATGCCGCCGGTCCAGATGATCTTGCCGGCGCCGATGACTTTCTGTTCGCCTTCGGCGGTCTGCACGGTGACGCTGTCGGCGGTGGCCTGCATCAGGCGGTGCCCGACGAGGATGTGGATGCCGTACTCTTCGAGGGTTTTCTGGGCTTTGCCGCGCAGGCCGTCGTCGAGGATGGGGAGGATCTTGGGGCCGGCCTCGACGAGGTAGATGTTGAAGGGGGGCAGGCCGCGTTCCTTGCTGAGCAGCTGGGCGCGCTGGGCGAGTTCCGTGACGAGTTCCACGCCGGTCAGGCCGGCGCCGCCGACGACGATGTCGCGGTTGCCCTGGTACTCGGTGGTGTAGGCGCGGTTGACGAAGTTGAAGATCTCGTCGGCGTCGCTGAGTTGCTTGAGTTCGGCGGCGTTCTCGGCCAGGCCGGGAATGCGGTAGAAGTTCGTGACGCTGCCCAGGCCGACGACCAGGGTGTCGTACGTGAGGACGCGGCCGTCTTTCAGGGTGACCTCACGGTCGTCGAGGTTCACGCCTTCGACCTGGGCCTGTTCGAGGTTCACGCCGGTGCCGCGCAGCAGGGGTGCCAGGGGCAGGGTGACGCGGGTGTTGTGCGCGGCGGCCTCGTGGAGGCGGGTTTCGAAGGTGTGGTAGGCGTTCTGCTCGACCATCAGGGCTTCGAGTCCGGGCGCGGGTTTCATTTTCGTGGCGACAGCAAGGCCGGAGTAACCAGCACCGAGGATGAGGGTCTTCATGTCAATCTCCTGTGAACGAATTCACGAGTTCAGTGGGCGGTCAGCCAACTCCCCCGCAAACACCGTCGGAATCACTCGCTTCCGAATCGGCAACAGTGTACATCCTACACCAAATCAGACAGTCATGACCCGTACCCTCTTCATCACGTGAAGGGGTAACGTCCGCGCCGCGCTGCCCGCGCGCCCGGCAGGGCCTGCCGAACCATCGTCTCGACTGAGCGGCATTCTATCCGAAAGAGTGCCCGCCGCGCCCATCTGCCCACGCCCAGCCCCGTCCGCTACAGTTCGCGCAGCAGCGCCGCGTGCCGCGCCCGTACCACCTCCCGCCGGGGGTCCTGCGGTCCCAGCAGCGACTCCAGCAACGCCAGCACCTCCAGGTCATCGAAGCGCGCCGCGTACCGCCACAGCAGCGCCGGGTCCCGCGCGCCGCACACCGCCCGCCGCAGCGCCCCGTCCAGGTACGAACGCCAGTACGACAGCAGCGGCGACTCGCTGACCGGCAGCGGCGGCCCGTCGAACAGGTCCAGCGCGCCGTTCACGTCCCCCGACAGCAGCAGCCGCTCCACGCGCAGCAGGTCCAGGTCCACCGCCACGCTCAGCCGGTACGGCCGCGACGCGATCTGCCCGCCCAGCAGCCCCCGCAGCGTGCTGACCTCGGACTTCAGGGTGCTGGAACTGATCGGCGCGTCCCCGTACATGTGCGCGTGCAGGGCGTCCAGCGTCAGGCCGTCCGGGTGCAGGGCCAGCACGGTCAGCAACTCCAGCTGCCGGGGCGTCAGGTGCAGGCGGCGGCCCCCCAGTTGCACGCCCGGCACGCCGCACAGCCGCACCTGCACGCCCGCCGGAACGTCCGGCCCGGCCAGCTGCGCCTCGATCCGCTGCGCGTAATGCTGCGCGCTCGCCAGTCCCAGCGGCGTGCTCTGATCCCACACGGTACTCAGGTTCAGGACGCCCAGCAGCGCCCCGCGCGCGTCCCGCAGCGGCGCGCAGTAACACACCCAGTCATGCACGGCCTGCACGTAATGCTCGGCGGCGAACACCCGCACCGCCTGCCGTTCCCGCAGCGCCAGCGCCAGCGCGTTGGTGCCCACGCTGCCCTCGTCCCAGTGACCGCCGGGCACGAAGTTCAGCGCCCGGCCCAGCCGCTGCATGCGCGGACTTCCGGCCGTCCAGAGCAGTTGCCCGCGCGTGTCGGCCAGCGCCACCATCAGGTCCCCTTCGCGCGCCAGGGTGCCCAGTTCGGGCCGCAGGGACCGCGTGGCGAACTCCAGCGGCGACCCCGTCCACGCCGGACCCTGGTCGGACACGGGCGCCGTCACCCGGTCCGGCGGGACCGTCAGCGCCGACCGGTTCCAGGAGGCCAGCACGCCCGCAGGCACGTCACCTGCCCCGGCGCGGCCCACGCCGGGCGCGCCGCCGACCCCGCCGCGCGCCACGAAGCGGTTCCAGGCCGTGACGCGCCGCTGCCTTTCCAGTACGAGTCGCTCGTTCATGCCGCCCCGACACCCTCCCGGCGCGCCCCGACCGCCGCGCCTCCACGTCCGGAACCCTTCCGGGCACAGAATCCCGTCACCCGGCCCCTGCGGCCCGCGCCGCACCCGGTGACCCACTCTTGCTTGACCCCACCACCTTGACCCCACCACGCTACCACGCGCCGCCCCCACCGGGCCTGCCGCTCCTGCCGGGCCCGGCACCCTTTTCCAACCTTTTTTGTGTTTCAATAAGACCGGTCATACAACTCAGTTCCGGCGCCCGTTCCCCGTGCCTGCATTCCGCTGTTCCCGGCGTTCGCCCCGGCACGCCACGGACACCGCCGCACCCGCATGAACACCCCACGCATCAACTCGACCGGACCCGACAGTCCCAGAGGGAGGCACCCATGAACGTCACCGTGAACGTGAACGGCAAGTCCTACACCCGCGACGTGGAACCCAGAACGCTCCTCGTGCACTTTCTGCGCGAGGAACTGCTGCTGACCGGCACGCACGTCGGCTGCGACACCAGCCAGTGCGGCGCGTGCACCGTGCACGTCAACGGCGACGCCGTGAAAAGCTGCACCCTGCTGGCCGTCCAGGCCGACGGCATGGACGTCACCACCATCGAGGGCATCGGCACCGTCGCCGACCTGCACCCCCTCCAGACCGGCTTCTGGGAAGAACACGGCCTGCAATGCGGGTTCTGCACGCCCGGCATGATCATGAGTTCCGCCGAATTGCTCAAGCACACCCCCAACCCCACCGAGGACCAGATCCGCCACCACCTTGAGGGCAACTACTGCCGCTGCACCGGGTACCACAACATCGTCCGGGCCGTGCAGCACGCCGCGAGCGCCATGCAGGGCGCCAGCCAGGCCGCCGACGACTGAATCCGGGGGCCACGAGCTCTGAGCCATGAGCTCTGAGCCCACGCGCCGCTTCCTCACAGCCCATAGCTCACAGCCCATAGCTCACAGGCCACAGCTCACAGGCCACAGCTCAGAGCCCACAGCCCACTCCCAGGGAGGCATCACCCCATGAGCGATACCAGAACCGAGAAGTACTTCGGACAGGCACTCAAGCGCAAGGAAGACCCGCGCTTCATCACGGGCACCGGCAACTACACCGACGACATCGTCATTCCCGGCATGCTGCACGCCGCGATGGTCCGCAGCCCCTACGCGCACGCGAAGATCAGCGGCATCAACAGGGACTCCGTGACGGGCCTGCCCGGCGTGGTGCACGTGCTGACCGGGCAGGACGTCGCGGACGCCGGGCTGGGCAGCATCCCGGTCGGGTGGCTGCTGCCGGACCTGAAAACCCCCGCGCACCCCGCCATTGCCCTGCATGAAGCCAACCACGTGGGCGACATCGTGGCCGTCGTGATCGCCGAGACGCGCGCGCAGGCCGAGGACGCCGCCGCCGCCCTGGAAGTCGATTACGACGCGCTGCCTGCCGTCTCGACCGCCAGCGCCGCCCTGAAAGAGGGCGCGCCCCTGGTGCACGACGACGTTCCCGGCAACGTGGCCTTCAACTTCGAGATCGGAGACGAGGCCGCCACCAACGAGGCCTTCAAGGCCGCGCCCCGCCGGGTCAGCGTGAAACTCAAGAACCACCGCCTGATCGCCAACCCCATCGAGCCGCGCAGCAGCCTCGCGCAGTTCACGCCCGCCAGCGGCGAGTACCTGCTGTACACCACCAGCCAGAACCCCCACATTCACCGCCTGATCCTCGCGGCGTTCGTGATGAGCATCCCCGAACACAAACTGCGCGTGATTTCCCCCGACGTGGGCGGCGGCTTCGGCACCAAGATCTTCCAGTACCAGGAGGAAGTCATCGTGTTGCTCGCTGCGCGGCTGCTGGGCCGCGCCGTCAAGTGGACCGCGCGCCGCTCCGAGGCTTTCGTCAGTGACGCGCAGGGCCGCGACCACGAAACCGAGGCCGAACTGGCCCTGAGCAACGAGGGCAAGATCCTGGGCTTCCGCGTGAACACCCTGGCGAACCTCGGTGCGTACCAGACGCTGTTCGCGCCCGCCGTGCCCACGTACCTGTACGCCACGCTGCTGAACGGCGTGTACAAGATCCCCGCCATTCACGCGAAGGTCACGGGCGTCATGACGAACACCGTGCCCGTCGACGCCTACCGCGGCGCCGGCCGCCCCGAGGCCACGTACCTCGTCGAGCGGATCGTGGACGTCGCCGCGCACGAACTGAACATGGACCCCGCCGAACTGCGCCGCCAGAACTTCATCCAGGCCGACGAGTTCCCGTACCAGACGCCCGTGGCCCTCGTGTACGACAGCGGCAACTACGAACCGGCCCTCGACAAGGCCATGACCATGATGAACTACCCGGCCCTGCGCGAGGAACAGCAGCGCATGAAAGGCAGCAACAAGATCCTGGGCGTCGGCCTGATCTCGTTCCTCGAAGCCTGCGGACTGGCCCCCAGCGCCCTCGTCGGGCAGCTCGGCGCGCAGGCCGGACAGTGGGAATCGAGCCTCGTGCGCGTGCACCCCACCGGGAAGGTCGAACTGTACACCGGCAGCCACAGCCACGGCCAGGGCCACGAAACCGCGTTCCCGCAGATCGCCGCCGACGAACTCCAGATTCCCATCGAGGACATCGACCTGATCCACGGCGACACCGGCCGCATGCCCTACGGCTGGGGCACCTACGGCAGCCGCAGCGCGGCGGTGGGCGGCAGCGCCCTGAAAGTCGCCCTGCAGAAGATCACCACCAAGATGAAGAAGATCGCCGCGCACCTTCTGGAAGCCAGCGTGGACGACATCGAGCACGAGGGCGGCGTGTTCCGCATCAAGGGCGCGCCCGAGAAGAGCAAGACCTTCTTCGACATCTCCCTGATGGCCCACCTGGCGCACAACTACCCCGAGGACCTCGAACCCGGCCTGGAAGCGACCGCCTTCTACGACCCCAAGAACTTCGTGTACCCCTTCGGCACGCACATCGCCGTCGTCGAGATCGACACCGACACCGGCCACGTGAAACTCCGCAACTACGGCTGCATCGACGACTGCGGCCCCCTGATCAACCCCCTGATCGCCGAGGGACAGGTGCACGGCGGCATCACCCAGGGCATGGGGCAGGCGCTGCTGGAAGACGCC includes these proteins:
- a CDS encoding NAD(P)/FAD-dependent oxidoreductase: MKTLILGAGYSGLAVATKMKPAPGLEALMVEQNAYHTFETRLHEAAAHNTRVTLPLAPLLRGTGVNLEQAQVEGVNLDDREVTLKDGRVLTYDTLVVGLGSVTNFYRIPGLAENAAELKQLSDADEIFNFVNRAYTTEYQGNRDIVVGGAGLTGVELVTELAQRAQLLSKERGLPPFNIYLVEAGPKILPILDDGLRGKAQKTLEEYGIHILVGHRLMQATADSVTVQTAEGEQKVIGAGKIIWTGGIQARDIVKGEKLEKGPGGRIAVDDRLRAKGYPDVFIIGDMGLALNQEGKPVPTTAQHAGQQGRLTGKNIMRMVKGEELEAYEPTTLGEFVSLGGLMAVGWMKLPWNQKLAITGGIAHVMKRASEWRWRVSID
- a CDS encoding transcriptional regulator, producing the protein MNERLVLERQRRVTAWNRFVARGGVGGAPGVGRAGAGDVPAGVLASWNRSALTVPPDRVTAPVSDQGPAWTGSPLEFATRSLRPELGTLAREGDLMVALADTRGQLLWTAGSPRMQRLGRALNFVPGGHWDEGSVGTNALALALRERQAVRVFAAEHYVQAVHDWVCYCAPLRDARGALLGVLNLSTVWDQSTPLGLASAQHYAQRIEAQLAGPDVPAGVQVRLCGVPGVQLGGRRLHLTPRQLELLTVLALHPDGLTLDALHAHMYGDAPISSSTLKSEVSTLRGLLGGQIASRPYRLSVAVDLDLLRVERLLLSGDVNGALDLFDGPPLPVSESPLLSYWRSYLDGALRRAVCGARDPALLWRYAARFDDLEVLALLESLLGPQDPRREVVRARHAALLREL
- a CDS encoding (2Fe-2S)-binding protein, which translates into the protein MNVTVNVNGKSYTRDVEPRTLLVHFLREELLLTGTHVGCDTSQCGACTVHVNGDAVKSCTLLAVQADGMDVTTIEGIGTVADLHPLQTGFWEEHGLQCGFCTPGMIMSSAELLKHTPNPTEDQIRHHLEGNYCRCTGYHNIVRAVQHAASAMQGASQAADD
- a CDS encoding xanthine dehydrogenase family protein molybdopterin-binding subunit — protein: MSDTRTEKYFGQALKRKEDPRFITGTGNYTDDIVIPGMLHAAMVRSPYAHAKISGINRDSVTGLPGVVHVLTGQDVADAGLGSIPVGWLLPDLKTPAHPAIALHEANHVGDIVAVVIAETRAQAEDAAAALEVDYDALPAVSTASAALKEGAPLVHDDVPGNVAFNFEIGDEAATNEAFKAAPRRVSVKLKNHRLIANPIEPRSSLAQFTPASGEYLLYTTSQNPHIHRLILAAFVMSIPEHKLRVISPDVGGGFGTKIFQYQEEVIVLLAARLLGRAVKWTARRSEAFVSDAQGRDHETEAELALSNEGKILGFRVNTLANLGAYQTLFAPAVPTYLYATLLNGVYKIPAIHAKVTGVMTNTVPVDAYRGAGRPEATYLVERIVDVAAHELNMDPAELRRQNFIQADEFPYQTPVALVYDSGNYEPALDKAMTMMNYPALREEQQRMKGSNKILGVGLISFLEACGLAPSALVGQLGAQAGQWESSLVRVHPTGKVELYTGSHSHGQGHETAFPQIAADELQIPIEDIDLIHGDTGRMPYGWGTYGSRSAAVGGSALKVALQKITTKMKKIAAHLLEASVDDIEHEGGVFRIKGAPEKSKTFFDISLMAHLAHNYPEDLEPGLEATAFYDPKNFVYPFGTHIAVVEIDTDTGHVKLRNYGCIDDCGPLINPLIAEGQVHGGITQGMGQALLEDAAYDEDGNLLAGTYMEYAMPRADDVPTFQLGHTVTPSPHNPLGVKGIGEAGTIASTAAVANAVMDALWHECGIAHLDMPYTAEKVWKAIRDARNQPQAADD